From Acidobacteriota bacterium, the proteins below share one genomic window:
- a CDS encoding DUF721 domain-containing protein gives MAIRRRRRGFEPVGTIRPDGLGLSASRARELELEAAWRLAAGPELARKVSVIRLQRDGTLIVDYIGDDPDWLRTLDCLLPQLGTRLAHRLPGRSLARVRRRRHASESMDPDAVPCAAILERPLQQRDEPPTTGEPDLRRVMKAYLARRDDR, from the coding sequence ATGGCTATCCGTCGACGTCGTCGTGGTTTCGAGCCGGTCGGTACGATCCGGCCCGACGGACTGGGACTGTCTGCCAGCCGCGCAAGGGAACTGGAGCTCGAGGCGGCGTGGCGTCTGGCCGCAGGTCCCGAACTGGCCCGCAAGGTCTCGGTGATCCGACTCCAGCGCGATGGCACGCTGATCGTGGACTACATCGGTGATGACCCGGACTGGCTCCGAACGCTGGACTGTCTGTTGCCACAACTCGGAACGCGACTGGCTCATCGTTTGCCGGGTCGATCGCTCGCGCGGGTCCGACGTCGACGGCACGCGTCCGAGAGCATGGACCCCGACGCCGTTCCTTGCGCGGCGATACTCGAGCGACCGCTTCAGCAACGCGACGAGCCCCCCACGACGGGGGAGCCGGATCTGCGACGGGTGATGAAGGCCTATCTGGCCCGTCGAGACGATCGATAG
- a CDS encoding GWxTD domain-containing protein, whose translation MRDRTSRTNAHVLWVLPLLALSALFLPSAPNHAKKGKPKPQKELREWIDGPIRYISQGDETKRFKSLNTDAERVLFIERFWRRRDPSQETLTNEYRQIFWDRVAHTNAAFLDSTRPGWLTDRGKIYILYGAPNDIDDYEGLDTRSTATSGKGLIRWIYDGRAGRSDLNPTVVVPFVPDTSGEYRVSYDPKLSSVFIDTLAIEERRDEDLDRYMAFLAPPTRSTLSVMLDLGRMQEVPPQDQVILEQIETIESYAAYPLDIAVHRFTHPDQPITVAMVTVDVTDTGESTQPSIIARFTSRDATERPRILGEGSFKYVTHEERRYAQARVLLPPGEYTLTVMVADPGNIRTGLERRSVRINAPSERMDFSDLVWSETLDPLPYAVMASYDEPFIIGTFRVLPRVKKRFVPGDSLRLFYEVYGASMPLRITYTLQGKDLDGSWVDLGAPAVDEQSSNLQGWEIPTNEHWPLGDYRVLVEILDADERLISRLHGFELSATHEPEATEPELSIREDARGR comes from the coding sequence GTGAGGGATCGAACGTCCAGAACCAACGCGCACGTCTTGTGGGTTTTGCCGCTGCTGGCCCTATCGGCCCTCTTCTTGCCGTCGGCCCCGAACCACGCAAAGAAGGGAAAACCCAAACCCCAGAAAGAGTTACGGGAATGGATCGACGGGCCGATCCGCTACATCAGCCAGGGCGATGAGACGAAGCGCTTCAAGAGTTTGAATACCGACGCGGAGCGGGTGCTCTTCATCGAGCGGTTCTGGCGTCGTCGGGACCCTTCGCAGGAGACCCTGACCAACGAGTACCGGCAGATTTTCTGGGATCGTGTCGCCCACACCAACGCCGCCTTCCTCGACAGCACTCGGCCGGGCTGGCTGACCGATCGGGGCAAGATCTACATCCTTTACGGGGCGCCAAACGACATCGACGACTACGAGGGTCTCGACACCCGGTCGACGGCGACGTCCGGAAAGGGTCTCATCCGCTGGATCTATGACGGCCGAGCAGGTCGTTCCGATCTCAACCCGACGGTCGTGGTCCCGTTCGTCCCGGATACCAGCGGGGAGTACCGCGTCTCATACGACCCTAAACTGTCGAGCGTGTTCATCGATACGCTTGCGATCGAGGAACGGCGTGACGAGGACCTGGATCGCTATATGGCATTCCTCGCCCCCCCGACACGGTCCACGTTATCCGTCATGTTGGATCTCGGGCGAATGCAAGAGGTCCCCCCGCAGGACCAGGTGATCCTCGAGCAGATCGAGACGATCGAATCCTACGCGGCCTACCCACTCGACATCGCGGTGCATCGCTTCACCCATCCCGACCAACCGATCACCGTCGCGATGGTCACCGTCGACGTCACTGACACCGGCGAGTCGACCCAACCCTCGATCATCGCGCGGTTCACGTCCCGTGACGCCACGGAGCGGCCGCGCATCCTCGGCGAGGGATCGTTCAAGTACGTCACCCACGAAGAACGACGCTACGCGCAGGCCCGCGTCCTTCTACCGCCCGGCGAGTACACGCTGACCGTGATGGTGGCCGACCCCGGTAACATCCGCACCGGTCTCGAGCGTCGCTCGGTCCGCATCAACGCACCTAGCGAACGGATGGACTTCTCCGACCTCGTCTGGTCCGAGACACTCGACCCGCTGCCCTACGCGGTGATGGCCTCCTACGACGAGCCGTTCATCATCGGCACTTTCCGAGTGCTCCCGCGAGTCAAGAAACGCTTCGTGCCGGGCGACTCGCTTCGTTTGTTCTACGAGGTCTACGGGGCGTCGATGCCACTGCGGATCACCTATACGCTGCAGGGCAAGGATCTGGACGGCAGCTGGGTCGACCTCGGTGCCCCGGCCGTCGACGAGCAGTCGTCCAACCTGCAGGGCTGGGAGATCCCAACCAACGAACACTGGCCCCTTGGCGACTATCGGGTCCTGGTCGAGATCCTCGACGCCGACGAGCGACTGATCTCGCGACTCCACGGATTCGAGCTGAGCGCGACGCACGAACCCGAAGCGACCGAGCCCGAACTCTCCATCCGCGAGGATGCCCGCGGACGATGA
- a CDS encoding polymer-forming cytoskeletal protein, translating into MDKLVNIGQSVQIKGELTGNEDLTIDGMVDGKILVKDHSLTVGANGRLSAEVHAKTVLVLGQVVGNITADDKVEIAPSGSVQGDIRAPRVAIADGARFKGGIDMERKSTATPAAKHASPQPPRDMPAAVGAGKV; encoded by the coding sequence ATGGATAAGCTGGTAAACATCGGGCAGTCGGTCCAGATCAAGGGCGAGCTGACCGGAAACGAAGACCTGACGATTGACGGCATGGTCGACGGCAAGATTCTCGTAAAGGATCACTCGTTGACCGTCGGTGCCAACGGTCGGCTCAGCGCCGAGGTCCACGCCAAGACCGTGCTCGTTCTGGGGCAGGTCGTGGGCAACATCACGGCCGACGACAAGGTCGAGATCGCGCCCTCGGGATCGGTTCAGGGCGATATCCGTGCCCCGCGTGTGGCCATCGCTGATGGAGCTCGCTTCAAGGGCGGTATCGACATGGAACGGAAATCGACGGCGACGCCGGCTGCCAAGCACGCGTCTCCGCAGCCGCCACGTGACATGCCCGCAGCGGTCGGTGCAGGCAAGGTGTGA
- a CDS encoding class I SAM-dependent methyltransferase, protein MQPGTACPSLVKALGKILRDDRPRILDFGSQCGATAVALANRGAHVTVDEVSFPEPTPEADDDDPVETPPYKLDHDDDAYDLILAWEMFDFIEAGRLQEVGNEFARILAKNGWLLLFARNSGRNEPAPEALPRYRITAEDRLIREACEGTRRERFTHPTRTVEAALKPLKVQGIHLQRNQLREFLSVKS, encoded by the coding sequence GTGCAGCCCGGTACCGCTTGCCCTAGTCTCGTCAAGGCGCTCGGCAAGATTCTTCGCGATGACCGTCCGAGAATTCTCGACTTCGGTTCCCAGTGCGGCGCGACGGCGGTTGCGTTGGCCAACCGTGGCGCACACGTGACCGTGGACGAAGTCAGCTTCCCCGAGCCGACTCCCGAAGCCGACGACGACGACCCCGTCGAAACCCCGCCCTACAAACTCGACCACGACGACGATGCCTACGACCTGATCCTCGCCTGGGAGATGTTCGACTTCATCGAAGCGGGTCGACTGCAGGAAGTGGGGAACGAGTTCGCACGGATCCTGGCGAAGAACGGCTGGCTCCTCCTGTTCGCCAGAAACTCCGGTCGGAACGAACCGGCTCCGGAGGCGCTGCCACGTTATCGGATCACCGCGGAAGATCGGCTCATCCGCGAGGCGTGCGAGGGCACCCGTCGAGAGCGGTTCACCCACCCCACGCGAACCGTCGAGGCGGCCCTCAAACCACTGAAAGTCCAGGGAATCCACCTCCAGCGCAATCAGCTGCGGGAGTTTCTTTCGGTCAAGAGCTGA
- a CDS encoding M2 family metallopeptidase — MSLRRLPILTAIVLTALVLVSCTAPASHDAEAEAQAFLDLYASLFQGVYYAAAEAQWKASTDVNAFHDGQRAGAGKAYASVQGNSDAIRQAQKLLERRDQLKPITIRSLEALLLSAAEAPGTLPDVVARRVEAEGRQSSTLDGFTFCLEFDGQDCKTPTTANQIDSTLTSSRDPEERLHVWETSKQTGSALRDGLIELRDLRNQVAREMGFDSFYHLQVADYGMTVDEMQAMLQQWVDETRPLYEQLHCWAKYRLADRYDSPVPSMLPAHWIDNRWSQSWGGLVNSVDLDPLFEDKTPEWIVEQAERFYTSMEFPELPEIFWERSDLYPVPISERHKNTHASAWHLDLENDVRSLMSVEANARWFSTTHHELGHIYYYIAYTRPEVPLLLRGGANRGFHEGIGELISLASMQAPYLKEVGLLGADDEIDQQQWLLNEALSESIMFLPWAAGVMSFWEKELYADELPADQFNKRWWDYVARFQGVTPPNDRPADGCDACTKTHINDDPAQYYDYAVAAVLKYQLHDHISKEILGVSPQSANYFGNPKVGEFLRSILQEGKTRDWRELLRETTGEDLSARAMLAYFEPLQAFLEEANAGRDCSWE, encoded by the coding sequence ATGAGTCTGCGACGTCTCCCAATCTTGACCGCGATTGTCCTCACTGCCCTGGTTCTCGTCTCCTGCACGGCACCTGCAAGCCACGATGCCGAGGCCGAGGCGCAGGCGTTTCTCGACCTCTACGCCTCGCTGTTTCAGGGCGTCTACTACGCCGCTGCCGAGGCTCAGTGGAAGGCCAGCACCGACGTCAACGCGTTCCACGACGGCCAGCGTGCCGGTGCCGGCAAGGCGTACGCCAGCGTCCAGGGCAATAGCGACGCGATCCGCCAGGCCCAGAAACTTCTCGAGCGCCGCGATCAACTGAAACCGATTACTATACGGTCGCTGGAGGCGTTGCTTCTCTCCGCCGCCGAGGCGCCGGGGACACTGCCCGACGTCGTCGCTCGTCGGGTCGAGGCCGAAGGGCGACAGTCCAGCACCCTCGACGGCTTCACGTTCTGCCTCGAGTTCGACGGCCAGGACTGCAAGACGCCCACGACGGCCAACCAGATCGACAGCACGCTGACAAGCTCGCGGGATCCCGAGGAGCGGCTGCACGTCTGGGAGACCAGCAAACAGACCGGCTCCGCGTTGCGCGATGGACTGATCGAACTTCGAGATCTTCGCAATCAGGTGGCCCGCGAGATGGGCTTCGATTCTTTCTACCATCTGCAGGTCGCCGACTACGGGATGACCGTCGACGAGATGCAGGCGATGCTCCAGCAGTGGGTCGATGAGACCCGCCCGCTCTACGAACAGCTGCACTGCTGGGCCAAGTATCGCCTTGCCGATCGCTACGACTCGCCCGTTCCTTCCATGCTTCCCGCGCACTGGATCGACAACCGCTGGTCCCAGAGCTGGGGCGGGCTGGTAAACAGCGTCGATCTGGATCCCCTCTTCGAGGACAAGACTCCGGAGTGGATCGTGGAACAGGCCGAGCGGTTCTACACCTCGATGGAGTTCCCCGAACTCCCCGAGATCTTCTGGGAGCGATCGGATCTCTACCCGGTACCGATCAGCGAGCGCCACAAGAACACGCATGCATCGGCCTGGCATCTGGATCTGGAGAACGATGTCCGCTCACTGATGTCGGTCGAGGCCAACGCTCGCTGGTTCAGCACGACCCATCACGAGCTGGGCCACATCTACTACTACATCGCCTACACGCGTCCCGAAGTTCCGTTGTTGCTTCGAGGCGGTGCCAACCGAGGTTTCCACGAAGGCATCGGCGAGTTGATCAGCCTTGCGTCGATGCAGGCACCCTACCTCAAGGAGGTGGGTCTTCTAGGTGCCGACGACGAGATCGATCAACAACAGTGGCTTCTTAATGAAGCGCTCAGTGAATCGATCATGTTTCTTCCGTGGGCCGCCGGCGTCATGTCGTTCTGGGAGAAGGAGCTCTACGCCGACGAGTTGCCGGCGGATCAGTTCAACAAGCGTTGGTGGGACTACGTGGCACGCTTCCAGGGTGTGACGCCGCCGAACGATCGTCCCGCCGATGGCTGCGACGCGTGCACGAAAACACACATCAACGACGACCCGGCTCAGTACTACGACTACGCGGTCGCGGCGGTTCTCAAGTACCAACTCCACGATCACATCAGCAAGGAGATTCTCGGCGTTTCGCCCCAGTCGGCCAACTACTTCGGCAATCCGAAAGTCGGAGAGTTCCTTCGTTCGATCCTGCAGGAAGGGAAGACGCGCGATTGGCGGGAGCTCTTACGCGAGACCACCGGTGAGGACCTCAGTGCCCGGGCGATGCTTGCCTATTTCGAACCGCTGCAGGCGTTCCTGGAAGAGGCCAACGCGGGACGGGACTGCTCCTGGGAGTAG